DNA from Maridesulfovibrio bastinii DSM 16055:
AGTTTGGAAATTTAAAATTCAAGTATCGAAATAGATCGTTTTGGTGTCGAGGCTATTATGTCGACACGGTAGGTAAAAATACTGCAAAGATAAAAGAATATATCCGGCACCAACTTGAAAGTGATAAATTGGGAGATCAATTATCTCTCCCATATCCGGGTAACCCGTTCACGGGTCGCAAGTAACAGAAATGCAGCTGTCAGACTTTTAAATATGCGCCTGTTAGGGCGCTGCTGGTAACAGAGCCTTACAGGCGCATATGAAAAACCACCGGCTATGCCGGTGGATACTTATTTAATACTATATTCCATATACAATCTGACTCTAGCGGCTTTGCGAGCTTTTAAAAAACTAAGTTTGCGGATTCTATTTATTTCCGGTGTTTACATATCTGCTGATTATACAGTCAGGGTTACTATCTGGGTATTGAGGTCAAGCAGGTTGTTAATCTAGGAATAACGGTATAAAGAAATTAAATACGTTAGCTAACAAGTATTTTGCTTGAAAAATAGATCAGTTAACTATGTAAAACTACAATTTAATATACCCAGATTTAGAGCATACTATGCAATTATACATAACAGCACACATTGGCATAATACTTCTAATACTCCTTCTTAACTCATCCAGACCTATATATAATTTGTACGATATTTCTGGTCTTCGTGCCATCTGGGAAAGGATTATACCTCCACATCCTAATGATGCGAACCACAGCCCAAAACCAAGCTCTTTTGTGCTGTGGCTGATAGGTCTATATGTGGCCTTATTTACCATTGCTTCCAATAGGTATGACAGAGCTGTTCACACTTATGAAGTTCAAATTTCAAACTTTCAAACTCAAATGGCTTCGGATTACAGGGCTGAGGCATGCGGGGATTTGGTAAGGCTACAACAAATAAAAATACCTGTTAAACCTGAGATATTAGAACCTGAATTAACACTTAGTTCTTTTTTTAAATATCAAACAAACTTTGGTGATCAAAAATTGCTTCTTTCTACGGTTGAAATGTGTAAAAAGCATCTCAAAGGTGCAAATCTCACTAGGGCAAATCTTACCGCAGCAAACCTTAAAGGAGCAGAACTTACTGAGGCTTTCCTTAAAGGAACATGTCTTAAAAGGGCATACTTAAAAGAAGCACATCTTAAAGGAGCAGAACTTACTGAGGCAATCCTTATAAAAACAAACCTTGAAGGAGTAGATCTTACAGGAGCATTCATCAGGGGGGCAAACTTAACTGGGGCGAAACTTAGGGGTGCCAACCTTAGAAGGGCTGACCTTACAAATTCAAAACTTACCTGGGCTGACCTTACTAATGCAAATCTTAGGGATGCATTCCTTGCCATGTCAGACCTTACAGAGACTGACCTTGTAGGAGCAAACCTTACAGGAGCAGACTTTACCGAGGCAGACCTTAGAAGGACAAAATTTGACATCAGGACTTTATCTAAAGCCAAAAATTTATACAAAACCAAACTCCCGCCTGAAACTAAAAAAGAACTCAAAAAAATTAAACCTGAACTTTTTAAAAAACCTGACTGGTACATATATAACTAACCTCCATTAACAAACTGGCGACTTACCACAATCAACCACGGCACTCTCCTTAACAACTCCTACAACTCCGCTTTTTCCGCCATGTATTTCCCCTCCACCTGCAGGATGGGCAAGTTATCCTTTCCGGCCCAGATTTGCTCGGTGTTGCGGCCTACTCCGAAGAGCTTGCCAATTTTATCCAGTCCGGTCACTATTTCAACTGGTTTGACAACCATTTTAGTACTCCTAATGTTACCAGATCAATAGGAATCTAATCTCTGTGCATGGCCATCATTGTCTGCCAGTGATCCTGATGGACAGGACTGTAAAAATAATCAGGGGATTTTAATATGGAAAGCAAAGAATCAAGATTGCGTCCATTAAGCCTGATGACGGCACTGAGAACGGCCCTTTCCAATTCAGGATTGTTAGGTGGAGCGGTGATACTCCTCCTATCTTCGCCCCGTTTAAGATTGCAAACTGAGGGACTAATGAGGGACAGCGGAGCGATGAAGACAATAAAAAGCCCCGTATGAACAGTGTTGTTCATACGGGGCTTATTTTATCGAATATGGTGCGAAAGGAGAGACTCGAACTCTCACGGCTAGGCCGCTGGATCCTAAATCCAGAAAGGACAATACCCAACAGGATAGCTACACATACTTGACTGTAATTTTCCCTGATATTAGAAGAGATACGTGATACTTGCTCATACTCAAAAGAAACTCCTATAGAGACAAATAGGGGACAAATTATGCCAGCAGGGACAAATAGGGGACAAAAAAAATGGCCGACTTCATCAAGGTAAAAAACGTGACCGGAGTATTCTATTATGAACATGCAACCAAGAGGTTCCGAGGCAAACCAGACCGCACTTTCTATATATCTTATAAGATAAGCGGCAAACGAAAAAATGAAAAAATTGGTTTGCTCTCTGAAGGATTCTCTGCTGCATTTGCATCTCAGGTCCGCGCGGAGCGTTTGCGTCAGCTCCGTAACCAAACTCTGCCTACCGCCCTTCAGGGGAAAGACATCACTCTTGATGAAGCTTGGGAAAGATTCCGAGACACTCATCTCATACTCAGCAAAAACACAGAAACTGTATCGATAGAGGATCAACGCTATCATAAGCATATCCAACCAAGATTCGGACATATGCCGCTCTCTAGAATAACTCCATTTGATTTGGAAGAATTTAAATCCGACCTGCTGCAGAAGTATGCCCCTCAATCCACCAGCCACATAATAGGCCTGATCCGCCGGACATATACAAAACATATAGAATGGAAACTCTGGACTGGAACACCCCCCACCGCAGAGATTAAAATTCCCAAATCCGACAACGGTCGCTATCGCTATCTGACCGTTGAAGAAGCTAAACATCTGCTGGAAGAATTGCGCCCGGCTAAAACCAATAATGGACGTAAGGGGAGTGCCACAACATATAATATAACCCTGCTGGCCCTGCACACAGGAATGCGCTTCAAAGAAATTGCCAATCTCAGGGGTGAACATATCAATCTTAAGCATAGGACCTTGCGCATAGTTGAGAGCAAAAATTACAAAGGACGGACTATATATCTCACCAAGCAGGTGTTTGAGATGCTTTCCACCCTGCCTCTTAAAGCCGGAGAACTGGTTTTCCCTGGGCATAACGGCAAATCCATGATGCGGATCAGTAACGGTTTCAAGAATGCGGTCAACAGACTGAAGCTTAACGAATCCATTACTGACGACCGGGACAAAATTGTTTTCCATTCCCTGCGCCATACCTTTGCCAGCTGGATGGCCATTGAAGGAGTTTCGCTGTACGGCATAGCCGACATGCTTGGACACTCCAGCCTCGAAATGGTCAAACGGTACGCCCACCTCTGCCCAGATGTATACAAGCAGGCTACCGCGACCTTTGAAAATTATTTTAACAGCCAATAGTTTTCTTGCCATTTGCTTCCAACCATTTCCGTATCTTGGAGACTTCATATACAACCTTGGCCCCGACCTTTGAATATCCCGGACCTCGCTTTTGGCCCCTCCAGTTACGTAGAGTATTGTGAGATACACCGAGCAACAGAGCCGCCTCTGCTTCATCCACAGATAAACGCTGGTTCAACAAAGCCATCTCCGCTACCGGAGCCATGGCCTCACGCACAGCTGCACGAAATTCCTTACGAGCATCTTCGTTGGTAAATAAAGTTTCCATCACTCACTCCAAATAATGTTTATTAAAAGTTCATCCACATGTTTTCATCATGCTCTATTAATTTTCCCCTGCCGACAGGGGCTTGCCAATCGAAGCCCCTGTATGATGCTTTATTCCTTGCTCGAAAGCAGACTTGAGTCCGCCTTCGGACCAGAAATAAAACAAAGCATATTTAGTAACCCAACTACCCATAATTGCGATATTTTCGCTTACAAAATCAGCATTGCCATTACTCTTCATCCAGAATATCTACTAACATGGGGTGAGCTTTCAGCACTGGCAGCGCAAGGCGCAAAGAAGCACGGACGTACTTCGACTGCTGATTTCCAGAGGTCATTATAAGTTCTTCTTTCAGCCCGGCAGACATGGCCACTGAAATTCCTTCATCAAGTGTCGGCCGTTTCTGTCTGCGTGAGAAAGAAGGTTCATCCAAAAAGCTGGAATGCTCTGATCTTCGTGTAACAATTTTACGCAGTATTAATGCGGCGCAGATGCAGGCAAAAACAATAAGGATGTACAGCAGATTATTCATTACGCCCCCTGCCATTTTTTGGGCCCATCTTTTTGGGAGCGGATGGAACAGGGATAAGTTCACGGGGAATTTTATTTCCGTCTATTTCAACATTCTGCAGTTCATCAAAAATTGAACCGTTCACATATTGACCATTCAATATCTGGGACAGCCGCTGTGGAGAAACATTCATTATTTTTGCTAAACGTTTTTTCTGAATACCTTTTGCCCGGAACCATAAATCAAGGGCAAAGCGTTTACTTTGATCTGTTTCAATAGTAATAGTTAACGGCAACTTAGACCTCCTTAGTGATATCTGGTTTAAGCTAAATTAGTTCCTGTTTAAATCAACCTTAAAGTCAGATTTATCTAACTTTATACTGACTATCAAGAAGAAAATTAGATTTATGAAAGATTTTATTGGAGACGGCTTTCCAGAACGGCTTCAACAGATAATTGATACCGGCAAATGGAAAAAGAATGAGTTCGCAAAAATAGGCGAAGTTACAGGCAAAAGTATGTCCACATACTTTGCCGGAACCGCCCTGCCCAAGGCCAGAACACTGGCCAACTGGGGAGCATTTGCAGATATTGATATCAACTGGCTGCTGCTGGGACGTGGGGAAATGTTCTACTCACAACAGCAGGAGCAGGAAACCGATCCTATAATAAGGCGGGTTCACGAGGTTAAAAAGGTTCTGGAAGAGCTTGGCGCAGAACCGGAAGTAATTCAAAAAGCCATCCTGAACATAACCGCAAGCTCTGGCGATGAAGCCGGAGAAGAGATGGCCGGGTGACAAAAAGAAACAAATTTCCCGTCTGGTTCCGTGGTTTATACGGGCCGGACGGGAAAATTTTTTGATGGGTTAATATAGAGAGCTGGATTGTAATACAAATTAAACTATTTTAACAATTGATAAGTTAGGTAAAAAAATGGATCTTACTACAGCAATTAAATTTGCACTTGATAAAAAATCTTTACTGTTCTTAGGGTCTGGATACAGTATTGGCGCTACAGCTATAAACAATAAGAATCTTCTGACAGCCAAAGAACTTGCAAAAGAACTATGTAAACTAGCCAACATTCCTGAAACTCTTAATCTGATGGATGCAGCTGATGATTACATGGATGAGATTCAAGATATTGATAAAGTTATCGAGACACTTTCTGAGAATTTAAAAGCAAAAGAGGTTGAGCCATTTCATAGAGAAATAGCAAAAGTTCCTTGGAGGTGTGTTTTTACTACTAACTACGATAATGTATATGAACTTTCTTGTTTAAATGAAGGTAAAAATTACAAAACGGCAACCTTATCAGACAATATTAAATCTATTGGTACTAGAGAAAATCTTGTTGTACATCTAAATGGAATGGTAGAAAAACTAAACAGAGACACTCTCAATAATGAATTTAAACTTACAGATACTAGCTACTTGACAAATGAATTTATAGATTCATTATGGTACGAAAAATTTATTCGTGAAGCTGAAATTTCATCTTCTATTTTTTTTATTGGATATTCTTTATACGATCTAGATATCAAAAGGACACTAAACGCCCACCCTGCCTTAAAGGAAAAAACATACTTCATTCTTCCAAACTTTTCCGAAGAAAGGACTAAAAGAATTGCAAATAAATATGGGACACTAATCGAAAAAACAACAGAAGAGTTCTCACAAATAATTACTGAAGTACAAAAAGATTATATACCTACAACTCATGGAACTCTATTAACATCATTTGAAACAATTGATGAAAGTTCTTATTCTACAACTCCATCAAAAATTGGGTATGACGATGTATTTAAAATGTTTTTTCTAGGTAACTATGACAAAAACAAAATTTATCAGAGCTTAAGCGAAAAAAACGAAGGTAAATATTATA
Protein-coding regions in this window:
- a CDS encoding IS200/IS605 family transposase, translating into FGNLKFKYRNRSFWCRGYYVDTVGKNTAKIKEYIRHQLESDKLGDQLSLPYPGNPFTGRK
- a CDS encoding pentapeptide repeat-containing protein, producing MQLYITAHIGIILLILLLNSSRPIYNLYDISGLRAIWERIIPPHPNDANHSPKPSSFVLWLIGLYVALFTIASNRYDRAVHTYEVQISNFQTQMASDYRAEACGDLVRLQQIKIPVKPEILEPELTLSSFFKYQTNFGDQKLLLSTVEMCKKHLKGANLTRANLTAANLKGAELTEAFLKGTCLKRAYLKEAHLKGAELTEAILIKTNLEGVDLTGAFIRGANLTGAKLRGANLRRADLTNSKLTWADLTNANLRDAFLAMSDLTETDLVGANLTGADFTEADLRRTKFDIRTLSKAKNLYKTKLPPETKKELKKIKPELFKKPDWYIYN
- a CDS encoding DnaB-like helicase N-terminal domain-containing protein, translated to MNNTVHTGLFIVFIAPLSLISPSVCNLKRGEDRRSITAPPNNPELERAVLSAVIRLNGRNLDSLLSILKSPDYFYSPVHQDHWQTMMAMHRD
- a CDS encoding tyrosine-type recombinase/integrase, with the translated sequence MADFIKVKNVTGVFYYEHATKRFRGKPDRTFYISYKISGKRKNEKIGLLSEGFSAAFASQVRAERLRQLRNQTLPTALQGKDITLDEAWERFRDTHLILSKNTETVSIEDQRYHKHIQPRFGHMPLSRITPFDLEEFKSDLLQKYAPQSTSHIIGLIRRTYTKHIEWKLWTGTPPTAEIKIPKSDNGRYRYLTVEEAKHLLEELRPAKTNNGRKGSATTYNITLLALHTGMRFKEIANLRGEHINLKHRTLRIVESKNYKGRTIYLTKQVFEMLSTLPLKAGELVFPGHNGKSMMRISNGFKNAVNRLKLNESITDDRDKIVFHSLRHTFASWMAIEGVSLYGIADMLGHSSLEMVKRYAHLCPDVYKQATATFENYFNSQ
- a CDS encoding helix-turn-helix domain-containing protein, which codes for METLFTNEDARKEFRAAVREAMAPVAEMALLNQRLSVDEAEAALLLGVSHNTLRNWRGQKRGPGYSKVGAKVVYEVSKIRKWLEANGKKTIGC
- a CDS encoding helix-turn-helix domain-containing protein, which produces MPLTITIETDQSKRFALDLWFRAKGIQKKRLAKIMNVSPQRLSQILNGQYVNGSIFDELQNVEIDGNKIPRELIPVPSAPKKMGPKNGRGRNE